A window of Hevea brasiliensis isolate MT/VB/25A 57/8 chromosome 14, ASM3005281v1, whole genome shotgun sequence contains these coding sequences:
- the LOC131173020 gene encoding EG45-like domain containing protein, with translation MATSSFLSFISRWLTFSSSSKAYVQVDGLASYYTAHTPSACYGYEDHGVMIAAASEAIFNNGAACGQYYQVTCKSGTNAGTPFPCWGSGAVVVKIVDRCPDGCRSTIDLSQEAFASIADPNSGVINISYQQHIFFDCIFHGLKDASRIRSS, from the exons ATGGCTACAAG TTCTTTTTTGTCTTTTATTAGTAGATGGCTCACCTTCAGCTCTTCTTCTAAGGCATATGTCCAAGTTGATGGGTTGGCTAGCTACTATACTGCTCACACGC CTTCTGCTTGTTATGGGTATGAGGACCATGGTGTAATGATAGCAGCAGCAAGTGAAGCTATTTTCAACAATGGTGCAGCTTGTGGGCAATATTATCAAGTGACTTGCAAAAGTGGGACAAATGCTGGGACCCCATTCCCTTGTTGGGGTAGTGGGGCTGTGGTGGTGAAGATTGTAGACCGTTGCCCTGATGGGTGTAGGAGTACCATTGACTTGTCACAAGAAGCTTTTGCCTCCATTGCAGATCCTAATTCTGGTGTTATAAACATCTCTTACCAACAGCAT ATCTTTTTCGATTGCATTTTTCACGGTCTAAAAGATGCTTCAAGAATACGAAGTTCTTAA
- the LOC110642089 gene encoding uncharacterized protein LOC110642089 — protein MSILLDRNNKMGSPFFHEFKRQASFFFKEKIKTARLALTDVTPAELLTEEATNGDFWAPDTRTMGVISRAAFEVDDYWRIVDILHNRLTKFDRKTWRVSYKTLLLLEHLLTHGPLRVADEFQSDKEVIKEMESFQFVDEKGFNWGSSVRNLSARILKLLENELFLKEERARARKLTRGIQGFGSFSLSHRSPSHDGSFKDLTFRTCTRCNSNYTEQINQEYEFLASDDNFLIEEKIHKPENIYEDVSPALESSGNKIREEECAVEDHPFCHSDHHTSESLISSLE, from the exons ATGTCAATACTTTTAGACAGAAACAACAAGATGGGCAGCCCCTTTTTCCATGAATTCAAAAGGCAAGCCTCTTTCTTCTTCAAGGAGAAGATCAAGACTGCTCGCTTGGCCTTGACGGATGTTACACCAGCAGAACT ATTGACAGAAGAAGCTACAAATGGAGATTTTTGGGCACCAGATACACGTACTATGGGTGTAATTTCAAGGGCTGCCTTCGaagttgatgattattggagaatTGTGGACATTCTACATAACAG gtTGACAAAGTTTGATAGAAAAACTTGGAGGGTCTCCTACAAGACTCTACTCCTGTTAGAACACCTTCTAACCCATGGTCCTTTAAGAGTCGCTGATGAGTTTCAGAGTGATAAAGAGGTCATTAAGGAGATGGAAAGTTTTCAATTTGTTGACGAGAAAGG ATTCAACTGGGGCTCAAGTGTTAGAAACTTATCTGCAAGAATACTGAAGTTGCTGGAAAATGAATTGTTTCTTAAAGAAGAAAGGGCAAGAGCTCGTAAGTTAACACGAGGGATTCAAGGGTTTGGTAGCTTCTCCCTTAGCCATAGGTCCCCTTCACATGATGGAAGCTTCAAAGACTTAACCTTTAGAACATGCACAAGGTGTAATTCTAATTACACTGAACAAATCAATCAAGAATATGAGTTCTTGGCCTCAGATGACAACTTTTTGATCGAGGAAAAAATCCACAAACCAGAAAATATCTATGAGGATGTCAGCCCAGCACTTGAAAGTAGTGGGAATAAAATTAGAGAAGAGGAATGTGCAGTGGAAGATCATCCATTCTGCCACAGTGATCATCACACTTCAGAGTCCCTTATTTCTTCTCTAGAATGA